Within the Cherax quadricarinatus isolate ZL_2023a chromosome 75, ASM3850222v1, whole genome shotgun sequence genome, the region gtgatatgttaaaaagattagccaaaggtatgctaagctcctctttacattcctttaacacccttgcaaacagttcatcaaggcctggggatttgttaggttttagtttctctatttgtctgagtaccatgtcactagttactgcaattttacatagtttatcattctgttctacataatctattatttcggGAATATTGctggtattttcctgggtgaaaactgagaggaagtaggtattgagaatttcacacatacccttatcactgtcagtgatctgggtcaatcttgtccctaatcttacttctgtatacctgaaagaacccttttgggttaatctttgaatcactttcaaccttagcctcataatccatttttgcttttcttactcctttttttatttctctctttaattgaatatattgaattcttaactgtccatcccctcttttgatacacatatatatgcctctcttttgaccaatgagatgttttaatctattgttcatccatttgggatcatttttgttagatctaatttccctactcagaacaaaagttgtctgggcagctagaactatgctctgaaagacctcatattggcaaccaagatcacctacctgacccataattaggacatcccaatttagcccacccaggtaatttttcagtcccatgaagtcggccaagagaaaatctgggacagagatttgattgcagttatctgggcaaTTCCattatatattgaaactaagtgatttgggatcactttccccaagctcatcattaacctcaagattattaattagtgaatctttgttggcaagaaccaagtcaagcagattgtttcctctagttggttatgTCACAACCTGTTcgaaaaagcaatcctgaaccgtatcaagaaaatcactagactcaagatttcctgtcatattattCCAATCAATTgtgtaaagttaaaatctccaattatctcaacattttcatatctagatgccttatgaattttgtcccataacagcttaccgccctccctatcaaggtttgggggcttataaatcacacccaaaattaatttgtcacatccctcgagaaactgtagccaaacagattctgtgtttgatgtttctaatcttatatcatgtctaaggcaacaatttaaattttctctgacatacatagccacaccaccacccttcctgttgaccctatcagtgtggaatattattattattataatcaagggggaagcgctaaacccggaggattatacagctcagTGTGGAATagcttataaccctgtatgttgcattcagaaggcatttctctatctttcaggttgaaccaggtctctgttataccaataatatctatattacctacacttgcaagtaattttagctcatctatctcatttcttagactcctactatttgtatagtaaaccttaagggagctactcactccttgccctctactatctctctttgtttgttgatcaatgatttgccattactaacaactttattttgaatattgtcttttaaacatatccctgaggtatcctagtaataactgctgtttttaacccaaatgctgcagcctgattattTCCCACAAACAactatacctctataatctatcagtttaaattcctagacaagtcatcagttaccctctcaattgaattggctaatgcaactacTCCattcccagagagatgaaccccatccttgcatacatatcacgtttgccaaggAATAGGTcctagttatcaatgaatgggattgaaagttccttgcagtacctgtctagccagcaatttgtaccaattgccctagacatccattcattgcccactcccttttaggcaagatgctacatatgactgggatccctcccttagacctaactacttctatggctaacctgtacttatccagcagctcctctctcctgcccttcccattgTCATTATCCCCAGcattaagacagataatgggcttgttcccattacgtgccataatattatccaacctgctgactatgtcacctacaccagctccaggaaagcacactctctgtctgacctttctgtctctgttacaaaatgcactgtccatatatcttacctgagaatcgcctgtTAAAATATTCtttccttgattagcaggggaatcagtggtgccttcaacctcactaaccactgaagtacactcggagaacagagaatcgatttcctaccttcacatcttttctattaactctcctcatcttccttcttcctgaactgtgaaccacttgcaaaagcggctgccactatcactgctggtgaccattccttccttaccatctatgcgaagcttcagcctcctattttcctcctgaagaagcaaaatctccttcttcaacacttgaacctgagattctaaagcactacaacaagtcatggtgcttagtaacagcccacgctaactcccaagagcttaggcaggtatgacagcaggtgaccactgacctgaGCATACTGAGTTGGGagttctcacagttgctctttgctgatgacactgtgcttatgggagaatcTGAAGAGGAGTTTCAGAGGTTTCTGGACGAGTTTGGTAGGATacataaaagaaggaaattaaaagtgaatataggataGTGTAAGGTGATGAGGTTAACAAAAAAACAATAggtaacaagattagatatcagattggagagagataATATGGagtaggtgaatgtattcagataattgggagtggaagtgtcagcagatgggtctatgaaagttgaagtgaatcatagaattgatgaggaaaaaaggtgagtagtgcacaAAGGTGACAAAGAACTTTcaccatggaagcaaagaggggaatgtatgagagtatagttataccaacactcttatatgagtgtgaagcatgggtagtgaatgttgcaacaaggagaaggctggaggcagtagagatgtcatgtctgagggcaatgtgtggtgtgaatataatgcaaagaagttgtagtgtggaaattaggtggtgtgggattactaaaagtattatccagagagctgaggaggggttgttgaggtggtaatAGAAAGACTTCAAGactgtataaatttgtagtggagggaaggcagggtagaggtcagcctaggagaggatggagggaaagggtaaaggaggttttgtgtgctaggggcttggacttccagcatgtgtgagcatggtagataggagcgaatggagacaaatagattttaggacttgatgtgctgttcgactgtgaggaaggtaacatttatgaatggattctgagaaaccggtaggccggacttgcgttctggagatgggaagtacagcatataaactctgaaggaggggtgttaatgctgcagttttataactctagtgtaagcacacctctggcaagacagtgatggagtgaatgatgatgaatgttttACTTTtatgggccacccttccttggagGGAAATGGCCAAtgagttaataaaaaaaaagtatatatattctTATGTTTATAACTGAAATAATCCTGAAACATTAAACACTAACATGTTTTATCTCATGTATGTACTCGCATGTGTTTCACAAGATAGCATTTTACAGCAAAACAtctcagacactctgaacactgaaatggtttttTTCCTGTGTGTAGCTGCATATGTCTCACAAGACTGCCTTTTTCAGTAAAACATCTcggacactctgaacactgaaatggtttatgtCCTGTATGTTTTTGCATATATGACATAAGATTACCTTTTCTATTAAAACacttcagacactctgaacactgaaatttTTTATCTCCTGTGTGTATTACCATATGTTTCACAAGACTGAATTTTTGActgaaacatttcagacactctgcacactgaaatggtttatctcctgtatgtatttgCATATGATTCAAAAGATTGCCCTTTTGACTAAAGCATTTCAGACACACTGAACATTGAAATGATTTATCTACTGAATGTACTCGTTTACGTTTCACAAGACTACCTTTtccactaaaacatttcagacactctgaacactgaaatggtttatctcctgtgtgTACATGCATATGCTGAACAAGACTGCAttttacactaaaacatttcagacactctgaacactgaaatgatttatctcctgtatgttTTCGCATATGTCTCACAAGACTGCCTTTTAAAGTAAAACGTTTCAGACACTCTGCACATtgaaatggtttatctcctgcATGTATTTGCATATGTCTCACAAGACTGCCTTTTacagtaaaacatttcagacactgtgTACATtgaaatggtttatctcctgtatgtatttgCATATGATTCAAGAGACTGCCCTtttgactaaaacatttcagacactctgaacattgaaatggtttatctcctgtatgtatttgCATATGAGTCAAAAGATTGCCCTtttgactaaaacatttcagacactctgaacattgaaatggtttaTCTCCTAAATGTAATCGTTTATGTTTCATAAGACTACCTTTttcagtaaaacatttcagacactctgaacattgaaatggtttatctcctgaATGTACTCGTTTATGTTTCATAAGACTACCTTTttcagtaaaacatttcagacactctgaacactgaaatggtttttctcctgtatgtactcgcatATGTGTTATAAGATGGCTttttacactaaaacatttcagacactctgaacattgaaatggtttaTCTCCCGAATGTATTCGTTTATGTTTCATAAGACTACCTTTttcagtaaaacatttcagacactctgaacactgaaatggtttttCTCCTGTATGTACCCGCATATGTGTTATAAGATGGCTttttacactaaaacatttcagacactctgaacattgaaatggtttcTCTCCTGAGTGTACTTGTAAATGTCTCACAAGACTGCCTTTtatactaaaacatttcagacactctgaacattgaaatggtttcTCTCCTGAGTGTACTTGTAAATGTCTCACAAGACTGCCttttacactaaaacatttcagacactctgaacattgaaatggtttatctcctgaATGTACTCGTTTATGTTTCATAAGACTACCTTTttcagtaaaacatttcagacactctgaacactgaaatggtttatctcctgtgtgTACTTGTAAATGTCTCACAAGACTGCCttttacactaaaacatttcagacactctgaacactgaaatggtttttctcctgtatgtactcgttTATGTGTTACAAGATGGCTttttacactaaaacatttcagacactctgaacactgaaatggtttttctcctgtatgtactcgcatGTGTGTTACAAGACTGCTttttacactaaaacatttcagacactctgaacaccgaaatggtttttctcctgtatgtactcgcatATGTGTTACAAGATGGCTttttacactaaaacatttcagacactctgaacaccgaaatggtttttctcctgtatgtactcgcatATGTGTTACAAGATGGCTTTTtatactaaaacatttcagacattctgaacactgatatggtttatttCCTTTATGTTTCATAATTTTCAAGAGAAGGTAtttcattttaaaatattttagttATTCAACAGTGGTATCATTAATCTTTCTTATGTACTCTTATGTATTTTTCAAGATTTACTTTTTGTTAAACTATTTTGGACACTGAAGACACAGTTTTCCACATGAATATATTACCAGGCTACAAAACTATTTCTCTAATTAAGTTTATTTTTTAACTTAAAGAACTGCAATAATTTTTGTTCGTTTGTAAAATGACTAACATAAGTATTAGAATTCTGCAGATACACTGAAGAACATTTTTTCTTAAGTTTAAACATGCATTTTCTGAAAATTGTTAACTACAGCATTACTAACTTTTATTTTTCTTTGAACTGCCTTGAAATTTTCAGAGAGAATTCTATTTatgaaatttttttattattaataatgcaaggccaattaaaaaaaatcagaatCACAAGTGATGCTCTTCTTGCAATACTGAAGGCCAGTTAAAAATTCATCAGAATCACAAGTGTTGGTGTTCTTGCAATATTTATGGTATGGTGTTCATTCAGGTACAACCTGGTAGTGTTCCAGAAAATTCTTCTGCTGTAGTGGTTGTTAAACAAAACAGATGTTTCTTGATGTACTTGGAAGATACAACTTGGTAGTGgtcttccacaaaatacttctgcaataGAAACATGAGTCAGAATAGTACACTATTCTATCATTATCAACAtaacatacagcctctcctcacttaccaatgtactcgtttaccaacaacCCGGagttatgatgggctctctgacaagtcagtattttatgtcatttgaTAACTTGGGTCACAGAAACGAGCAGTGCAGCGTCTTAGCATCAAGCATCTCAATCTCCTTCTTACAGCCATTCAGTACACTAGCTTTTAaagtctccaagactacatatttgtacaaatttATGCACCCCAGAGTACAAGACAGAAGTacagcagcacttggaagaggatAATGGAAGTAAAGTGGACCCTCAAGTTTCGGCCGCCCCGAGTATCGGAGGTTTCAAGTCTAGACCTTTTTTTCAGCTAAATTTTGGTCTAAGTTTCACACTGTGCTCTGTGTTTCAGCTCGCGTACCagacctgtctgcctgtctgtgccTGTGCACCTACTCGCACCGGCATCATGAGTCAGTGAGCctttgtttatccttgagtgctcatccaaacattttacaatataattcattgtgttttgtGCTTGTTGTTTGAGTGTGACTGCTACACAAGTaacaatgggcccaaagaaacttcctaGTGGAAGCCCTTTggcaaagaaagtgagaaacaccatagatgtgaaaaAAGAAAcatgagagtggtgtgtgtgtggtggagcttGCCCAGttgtatggcaaaaacaaatcaacaGTCACTTCTATCCTGACAAAGagaaaagaaatcaaggaagttCATGTTGCAGAAGGTGTTGACATATTAATaaaaaacagatcacaaacaatcgAAGAGGCTGAGAAGTTGTTGCTAGTGTGGATCAATCAATAAACAGAAAGTGGCTGATAGTGTATTGGAgttgatcatttgtgaaaaggcaaggcagttgcatgccgatcttgTGAAGAAAATGTCTGAAACCAGTGCTGAtgctagtgaatttaaggccagcagaagcTTGTTTGCGAGATTAAAGAAGCAtattgacatacacagtgtggtaaggcatagtgaggctgcaagttcagataaatgtgcagctgaaaaatTCGTTCATGAATTTAAGGGGTACGTAGAGACTGAAAATTTTAAACCCCAATAAATGTTCAGTTGTgaagaaacaggcctgttttggaagaaaatgccaaagaggacctacatcatgcaggaggaaaaggcattgccaggacataagcctatgaaagacaggctaactcttttgttctgtgctaatgctagtggggattttaaagtaaagcctttactggtgtatcactcagaaaatcccagagtgttcaagaaaagcaatgtcatcaagagtaaattgtgtgtgttgtggacagctaattataaggcatgggtcacgaggcaaattttcaaagagtgggatGGGGGATGGacgggggaggtggtgggggcatgtactcacctagttgtactcacctagttgaggttgcgggggtcgagtccgagctcctggccccgcctcttcactgatcgctactaggtcactctccctgagccgtgagctttatcatacctctgcttaaagctatgtatggatcctgcctccactacatcgcttcccaaactattccacttactgactactctgtggctgaagaaatacttcctaacatccctgtgattcatctgtgtcttcagcttccaactgtgtccccttgttactgtgtccaatctctggaacatcctgtctttgtccaccttgtcaattcctctcagtattttgtatgtcgttatcatgtcccccctatctctcctgtcctccagtgtcgtcaggttgatttcccttaacctctcctcgtaggacatacctcttagctctgggactagtcttgttgcaaacctttgcactttctctagtttcttcacgtgcttggctaggtgtgggttccaaactggtgccgcatactccaatatgggcctaacatacacggtgtacagggtactgaatgattccttattaagatgtcagaatgctgttctgaggtttgctaggcgcccatatgctgcagcagttatttggttgatgtgcgcttcaggagatgtgcctggtgttatactcaccccaagatctttttccttgagtgaggtttgtagtctctgaccccctagactgtactccgtctgcggccttctttgcccttccccaatcttcatgactttgcacttggtggaattgaactccaggagccaattgctggaccaggtctgcagcctgtccagatccctttgtagttctgcctggtcttcgatcgagtgtattcttctcatcaacttcacgtcatctgcaaacagggacacctcagagtctattccttccgtcatgtcgttcacaaataccagaaacagcactggtcctaggactgacccctgtgggaccccgctggtcacaggtgcccactctgacacctcgccacgtaccatgactcgctgctgtcttcctgacaagtattccctgatccattgtagtgccttccctgttatccctgcttggtcctccagtttttgcaccaatctcttgtgtggaactgtgtcaaacgccttcttgcagtccaagaaaatgcaatccacccacccctctctctcttgtcttactgctgtcaccatgtcatagaactccagtaggtttgtgacacaggatttcccgtccctgaaaccatgttggctgctgttgatgagatcattcctttctaggtgttccaccactcttctcctgataatctccatgattttgcatactatacatgtcagtgacactggtctgtagtttaatgcttcatgtctgtctccttttttaaagattgggactacatttgctgtcttccatgcctcaggcaatctccctgtttcgatagatgtattgaatattgttgttaggggtacacatagcgcctctgctccctctctcaatacccatggggagatgttatctggccccattgcctttgaggtatctagctcgctcagaagcctcttcacttcttcctcggttgtgtgcactgtgtgtgtgtgtgtgtgtgtgtgtgtgtgtgtgtgtgtgtgtgtgtgtgtgtgtgtgtgtgtgtgtgtgtgtgtgtgtgtgtgtgtgtgtgtgtgtgtgtgtgtgtgtgtgtgtgtgtgtgtgtgtgtatgtgtgtgtgtgactgatttTATGAATGGAGTTGCCGTCCTCCCccctccgtactccctcccttcccttccctctacccTTCCCTACCCCCTCCtctgaagtgtttggccctagtgtgaaaaaatacctcctggaaaataaattgccactcaagtgctgacTGTTACTGggcaatgctcctggtcatcctccaaacttggtagacctaTTATCTAGGGACTTCATTTTTATAACAGTGAagctcttgcctcctaacaccacctctctcctccagcccaaggaccagcaggtcatttgtaacttcaagaaactctacaccaaagcagcgTTTCAAAGGTGCTtcgaagtgacctcggacactgaattgaccctaagagaggtctggaggaatcacttcagtacAGTAGACCCCGGATTAAGATATCATTGGAATAAGTAATAATTGGAATAAGTAatgtttttgcatcaaaatattggctcagtgaacaacactgaaCTCGGTGTAAGTCACTCGTCCCAAACCTGTCCGCATGGCCTGAGTGGCCCAGACACTTCATGCATAGCCAGtgtaccattgtttaccagccactGAGGACGATCCCACGCATtcatgcgatacattttgtattattccattgtttttagtgcttgtaactgctaaatgagtcaccatgggcccataaaaagcttctagtgccagccctttggtaaagagggtgagaaacactacagaattcaagaaagagaccatcacaaaatacgaaagtggagtgcgtgtctctcagc harbors:
- the LOC128691812 gene encoding zinc finger protein 850-like, whose protein sequence is MKYLLLKIMKHKGNKPYQCSECLKCFSIKSHLVTHMRVHTGEKPFRCSECLKCFSVKSHLVTHMRVHTGEKPFRCSECLKCFSVKSSLVTHMRVHTGEKPFQCSECLKCFSVKSHLVTHKRVHTGEKPFQCSECLKCFSVKGSLVRHLQVHTGDKPFQCSECLKCFTEKGSLMKHKRVHSGDKPFQCSECLKCFSVKGSLVRHLQVHSGEKPFQCSECLKCFSIKGSLVRHLQVHSGEKPFQCSECLKCFSVKSHLITHMRVHTGEKPFQCSECLKCFTEKGSLMKHKRIHSGDKPFQCSECLKCFSVKSHLITHMRVHTGEKPFQCSECLKCFTEKGSLMKHKRVHSGDKPFQCSECLKCFTEKGSLMKHKRLHLGDKPFQCSECLKCFSQKGNLLTHMQIHTGDKPFQCSECLKCFSQKGSLLNHMQIHTGDKPFQCTQCLKCFTVKGSLVRHMQIHAGDKPFQCAECLKRFTLKGSLVRHMRKHTGDKSFQCSECLKCFSVKCSLVQHMHVHTGDKPFQCSECLKCFSGKGSLVKRKRVHSVDKSFQCSVCLKCFSQKGNLLNHMQIHTGDKPFQCAECLKCFSQKFSLVKHMVIHTGDKKFQCSECLKCFNRKGNLMSYMQKHTGHKPFQCSECPRCFTEKGSLVRHMQLHTGKKPFQCSECLRCFAVKCYLVKHMRVHT